The genomic segment TAAATCAGTGTTTTCATCAACGGCTTGAGCCCCAGGTACCGTTAGGAGGGGAGCATCATTAACAGGCGTCACGGCAATATCAACGGTTTGGGTATCCGTGAACCCATTTCCCCCATTGCCTGCTGACTGGTCATTCACTGCAATCGCAATCGCATCACTGCCGTTGAAATCAGCCTCAGCCCGATAGGTCAGATTATCTAGGGCCGTATTGATATCTGAGAGGGTGCCCGTAAAGACGGCGGTGGGGTCTGCCGTTCCATCTCCCACACTAAAGGTCAAACCATTGGTCTGGGCAAAATTCAAGACGCCATGATTCACCGTAAGGGAGACTTCTAGGGCATTGCTGCCTGCATCGGCATCACTAATGGAAATACCATTGACGAGTAAATCCGTATCTTCAGCCCCTGTTACTGTCGCTGGAGCTGTAATCTCAGGGGGACTCCCCACCCCAATTCGCTCAATGGTCTGACTAAATTGGCTTTGATTTCCCGCCGCATCCGTTGCCACTGCACTCAGGGCATTTGTCCCTATATCTAGGGGCACATCCTCAAACGCAAACTGACCTTGGCCATCAGCCACAACCGTTTGTCCCAAAGGATTGAGAACCACACTGGCATTGGCTTCCGTGGTTCCCACCAAGCGGACCGTTTCCAAGGTGGTTTGCTGGTCACCTACCGGATCTGTATCTGACTCGGGTGCGAGATCAAAACTAGGAGCAGGGATAGTGGTATCGAGGACAAACGGTAAAGAGTAGGGTTGAACAGTGCCACTACCCTCAATCTCAATTTGAGCCACCACATCCGTGAAGTCCTGATCACCCCCATTCAATAGATCTTCGAACCGTAATAAATTCGGTTCATTTTCATCCACCTGCATATGGTCGAAGTGATCCGGGTTGGCGGCTGTAAAGGAGAAAAAGGCTTTGGGATGGCGACGGGTTCGGTTCTTGGGATTCCTCTTGAGAAACTGCTCCGTCGTATTGTCCTGAATAATATAGAAACCCACCAAACCATCGGCAGGTAGGTCTAATTCCGTCACCGCTCCTTCCCCTAAACCACTGGCAAAGATTACCTGTTGGCTTGCACTCGATAGAGCAGCTTTGGCATAGCCCTTATCTCCGGGCTTCAAGTGGCCAATCCGACCCTCAGCATCATCGACGTGAAATAGGCCCAGCTCATTATCAAAGCTTGCCTCTCGTTCTACCCAGGTAAACTTAGCCGTGACGGTGCCACTGGTATCTCCAGGTAATTGGAACGCTTCTGCATCCAGTGAACTAAAGCCATTAAAGACTTCTCCTCCATTGCTATTACCAAAAGCATCCGTGGCGAGCAGGTTGAGGGTATAGGTCCCATCGGGGAGAACACCGCCATTGATTTGATTGAGGGTGGCCTGATCTAAGACAAATGTCCCGTCAGACTGCAACGTCCCCAGGACATCCACATATTGATCTATGGGGGTATTGTTCAACCCCGCTCTAAAGCTCGTGATCTGACTGGCATCTGAAATCTGACCCACCACCGTGGGGTCAAAGGTCAAGCCATCAGTATTTGTGCCGTTGGCTGCAGTGTCGTTCGCCAAGCTAGCACTAATGACGGGTGGGTCTTGATCTGCAGGATTGATGTTAGCAAGTTGCTCAATCTCTAAATCAGACAAGGCCCGGTTATACACCCGTGCATCGGCAATAATACCGTCAAGTCCCCGAGTTCCTCGACCATAGCCTTTGCCGTCGTGGAAGCGAGTACTTTGATTCACCCCACCAATACCAATATCATTGGAGTGACTCTTGAGCTGAGCACCAGCACCGGAGTCAAACTGCTCACCATCGAGATAGGCAGAGAGCGCCTGTTGTTGGACGTGATTTTGCCCAGCTTGGGCATCTAGGATCAGGGAAACATGATGCCAGGTATCGGCCTCTACCTGATCTGTAGAAAGAAAAGTACCGTTCCAATTGCTTTGTTTACGGTTCCATCCCCCTACGTATAGATGTCCATCATCCAGATAGATATTGAGACCCCGAGTGCTACCCCCTTCTTCATAGATGACTTGCTTGCCTGCTTGTAGGGTATCGGTCTTGAACCAAATACTGACGGTGCGTTGGGCATGCGTTCCAAGATTAATATCACGGGTATCTTTGACGGCGAGGTAATCGTTGCGGCCATCGAATTCAACCCCACCCCCTAGGGAACCACCCACATCAACGAATTGAGCCCCATGTCTTAAAAAGCCTCGATTGTTGCGACCTTCGGGCGAGGTATCGGCAGCAACCTGTCCAGTCGTTTCATCCAGAGTCAGATGCATCACCAAGTCATCGGTAGAGACGGTGGATGCATTGCCGACAAACTGACCGGGGCCAATGCCCAATTGCTGACTAGTGGCAGTGGATGAAGAAGGGATTGAGATTGATCCTGGGTTAGGTAAAGTTTGGTTCCAGGAGGCATTAGCAGGTGCTGGCGCTGGAGAGCCATTGACGCTACTCCCTCCAACCGCGTTGACAGGATCATTGAAGGCTGGGTTATGCTTGCTACCCATTTGGTTCAATACAGAACCCAAGCTAGTATCGTTCCCTAGCGCATCCAGTAAATCCCCTTCCAGTAAGCCTGATGTTGGAATATCCTGATTGCCAAAAAGATTACCCGAACCACTCATAACCCAACCCAATCCCTACTCAAAACACAGATAAATAGATACACAAAGTGGACAGCAAGCGCATTAGCCAAGCGCTGCCATCCATGATTAGTTCCTTGCTATTTAGACAGCTTCTGCCATTGGAATGAGCAGGTCAGTCGGACTCTGAACAAAACGCTGCACTACTTTCTCAAATGTTTGGATACAGCTATCCCAACGTCCAATTAACTGTTGTACATCATTGAGTCGGTTCTCAGGAGTCTCTCCCTCCAGCTCATAGTTGAAGTTACCGGAAAAGAGAATTGCTGCCTCAGATTCTGTCTCTGACCGCTTCAGCTCTGCTTGATTAATCGATAGATTCAGTTGTCCTCGTTCTTGGGGAAAGCCCATTTGAATCGCAGCTTGAACTGGCCCTGCTTCATTGTCAGACCAAGAGCCTGGGGTGAGTAACTGAGTGGTTAGATACCGATGGGCTTCGGAGGTATTAGCAAACTTGGTATGGGCTCTGGCATTGATGCTCACCCCTTGGTAATCGACCTTGGGCAATTTCTGGACATACTGCTGAGCAATCTTATGTACCTGGGAGTCTCTGTCTTGGCCAGTGGGGACTGATTCGACAAAATCAACTCGATTGGGTTGAGCAATGAGACTTAATCCATTCTTGAAAACGATTTGGACAACCTGATTGGTATAGACAGGAGGACGAGCGAGCTCCCAGTCGCTGGGGATGATATCACTGTATTTGAGAAAATCTGGATTAAGGGCGCTGGGATTAAGATCTTTGGCTGCAAGACTGATTCCGATCTCTTGAACAACTAGGGCTTGGGACATAATTACCATTCCAGAAACTGAGTTGAATTATTAAGAAAAAAGCATGAGAAATCTGTGGAATAGATTCTTCCCACAACAATATTTGTGCAAAATCAAGAGTTTTACACGATAAGTCTGTATAACCTCAAATAATATTGAAATTAATTAGTGAAGATATTGAGTCTACTTGACATCTATCTAAATCAATTTATTTGAATTTCATCTTCCTCAATTACTATTTTCTAGGGAGACACTATAGTCTTTAGAGAGTGTTCTGATAGAAACTACCCATATTGAAGGAGTAAATTTCATATTGATTCTCTGTTTAGATCTTATTTAATGAAGCGGGGAACTACAGTAGGTTCATAACTGTCGATAACTGATTATATACGACGAAATTATATTATTTAAATAACACGTATTCCCTTAATTATTAACGCGAGCATAAATATTTAAGAGAAGGTCATAAATTAATACTATTTTCAACTAAAACATTCAAGATAGTCATATAAAGTAATTACACTTTCTACGAAAGAGGTGATATTTATGTCATTTAGGAGATTATAAGATAATTATTTTTAATCAAATAAATATCTAGACATCCAATTTACTAATGACAAGCAGTCCCCTTGATTTGTTGAGAAAAGATATATACTCGTTAAGTTTTGTTATGTAAGTCACCAGTTTTTGTAGACATTAGTATTTGAAATTGATAGTCATTATTGACTAACTATTACCTGGTGAAAGTGCATCTTCAATGAGGTAACAGTTATAATTGCCGCATGTTTGATTCTACTTGTAAGTTCCTTGCAGAGAGCTTTTCCAGTGATTTTGCTTCCTGGTTGATTGGTGAACCTATTCCACTCACTGAACTCAGCCCATCAGAACTATCCCTCGAACCAATCCGGGCCGATGCGTTAATTCTTCTAGCTTCTGAGGAATACATTTTACATGTAGAGTTCCAGACTGAACCGGATCCGAATATGCCATATAGGATGGCTGATTATCGCTTGCGGGTCTACCGTCGCTTCCCCCAGAAGCAGATGAAGCAAGTGGTGATCTATTTGACACCCTCAAACTCAGATTATGTTTACCAGACAGCCTTTGAGATTCCGGGGACACGTCATGAATTCGAAGTGATTCGTCTTTGGGAACAGCCCACTCAACTTTTCTTGGCATCGACGGGGCTGCTTCCTTTAGCTGTTTTAACCAACACCTCGAATCAAGCCCAGACCTTGCGGCAAGTAGCTGAACGAATTGATGCCGTTACAGAATCGAGAGTTCAAAGCAACATAGCTGCCTCCACTGGGATTCTAGCTGGGTTAACATTGGAGAGGGACGTCATTAATCAAGTTCTGCGGAAAGAGATTATGCAACAGTCAGTCATCTATCAAGAGTGGAAAGAAGAATTTCTTCAAGAAGGTCGCCAAGAAGGACGGCAGGAAGAAGGACAATCGCTGATCCTCCGTCAACTCACCCGACGTCTTGGTGACGTCTCCCCAGAATTGCAATCCCAGATCCAGTCCCTTTCCCTCGACCAACTAGAAGCATTGGGTGAAGCATTACTCGACTTTACGGAACCCGCTGATTTGGTGAACTGGTTGAAGCAACATCCATCTGAGTAGCAACAACCGCCTTCTATTCACTAAGTAACTTTATCCAACCACACCACTTTCACCTCGCAATCATCCAGCTCAGCCAGTAGCTCCATATCCCAGCGCATCTGATCGGTGATAGCAGACAACGCATTACCTTCCTCAACCGTCAGCTCATACTCATTCCCCCTGGGCTTAGGTTTGACCATCTGAAACTGACTCAAGACCTTTTCCTCGATCGCTTTTCTGACCGCACCCTTCTTCCCTCCTGAAATCTCAACTGTCAACCTCACCTGAACCGCATTCAAGGGCAGATCTACCGCAGTAATCTTGGGCCAGTTCGCAGGCTCATTAACGACAACTTCTAGTTCAATCGCCTCTTCTGCCACTGGCACCTCACTAAAAGCCACCAGCTCCTCCAGCGGCATGGGCTGTCGTTCCACTTCCCCTTTACTTTCTAGGAACACCCCCTTAGCCGTCCGATACCGGACCTTCTGGGAATAGACCTCGAATGCCTTTACAGATCGCTGCCGCATCAACGTCATTGCCAGGTAAGCATCCATGCCATT from the Acaryochloris marina S15 genome contains:
- a CDS encoding Rpn family recombination-promoting nuclease/putative transposase — its product is MFDSTCKFLAESFSSDFASWLIGEPIPLTELSPSELSLEPIRADALILLASEEYILHVEFQTEPDPNMPYRMADYRLRVYRRFPQKQMKQVVIYLTPSNSDYVYQTAFEIPGTRHEFEVIRLWEQPTQLFLASTGLLPLAVLTNTSNQAQTLRQVAERIDAVTESRVQSNIAASTGILAGLTLERDVINQVLRKEIMQQSVIYQEWKEEFLQEGRQEGRQEEGQSLILRQLTRRLGDVSPELQSQIQSLSLDQLEALGEALLDFTEPADLVNWLKQHPSE